The following is a genomic window from Nitrospira sp..
CCTGCAGTTCCGCTGTTGGGTGACCGGCAGCCGCTCGAAACTCCTCGAGATCGTCTTGCAGGGACAGGATCTCTTCGAACAGGTCCGCCGGCGGAGAGTTCCGGATTTCTTTGGCCGAGCCGGCTTCCAAGCGCACAAGATACTCGGCCCGTTGAATGGGATCTTTGAGCGTCCGATAGGCCGTGTTGAGGAGGGCGGAATTGCCCAAGCTGATGGTGCGCTCCGTGTCGGTTTTGGTCTGATAAAAATCGGGATGGAACGAGCGGCTCATTTCATAGAACTTGTTTTCAAGGCCTGTCGCATTGATGGTGAGGAGCCGTGGAAGCCCCAGACAGGTGAAATAGTCCAGTTCCTTGGAAAGCGGCTGAACCTTTACGCAACGGTCGCAAAAGTACTCGCCCGTCACCTCCGACTGGCAATGCCAGCACATGCTGCGTGCCATTTGGAGTTCGGTGCGAGAACCGGCGGCTTTGGGCGCATGATCCATAAACGATCCTCTGACGGTTGGACAGTGTCATCCCTCGATGCCCGGTGCTGGGCAGGTCGATGGGGTCCGGCGGCTATGCGGAGAACGACTCCCCGCAGCCGCAGGTTTTATTCGCGTTGGGATTCACAAACTTGAACTGGCCGCCCATGAGGTCTTTCTGAAAATCCAACTGTGTCCCTTGCAGATAGATCGCGCTTTTGGCGTCGACGATGACCTTGA
Proteins encoded in this region:
- a CDS encoding Chaperone protein HscB, which encodes MDHAPKAAGSRTELQMARSMCWHCQSEVTGEYFCDRCVKVQPLSKELDYFTCLGLPRLLTINATGLENKFYEMSRSFHPDFYQTKTDTERTISLGNSALLNTAYRTLKDPIQRAEYLVRLEAGSAKEIRNSPPADLFEEILSLQDDLEEFRAAAGHPTAELQAKLQSDREVLERRQKDMESRLFELFDTWDRLQRQAEPTEQVRAKKESVLKELRELLSNRTYVRNIVNDLVATVG